agtgtgttgctgccgtgttactgccgggtctcagtgatttaggtgtgtgtgtttttttttttaactggccctgttattgctgtgctactgtgttgctaccgcttttttttttttttttttttaccagccctgttcatgctatcatgtttttgcgatgttaagctaagctaaggtattaaaactaaCCCTAAATTGTAAACATCCTGAAATCCAACAGAATGAAATGAACCTGAAGTGTGATGAAATGCAGAAAGGACGGACCAGGAGaccaacaaaaacaagtcaCAAACACTTTTCGGAATACTTAAGTAAGTTTCGACGGATTGGCCAAATATGATCAATTGTATGACGTTCAAAAAATCAGTCTCTCCAGGATTGACCATTTAGAGAACAGAGAGCCAAATTACTCAAAGTAGTAAAGATAAACTTCCATACTTAACGAATTGCGTTTCAGTTTCTCCTGGGAGATGTTTATGAATTTGAGAATAACATCTTCATGATCACACTCCAGCCTCTTTTAGCAACTTGCGTATCAAGCTAGCTAGCTTGCTCGCGAAAAGAATTCCAGAGAAGAACTCACATTGGAGTAAATCGGCCCCAGGAAGGTCTGCATTCACCTGAGTGTTGACAACACAAGCAAAGTTTGAGAAGAGCGCCTCGACAACCGCGCGAGCGACAAGTCCGGACTCACAGCGCCGCGGGGGCTGGGCCGCTCGGTTCTGAGGCCGCGGCTGCTCGACGAGGCCGTCGGCGGGACATCGGGCCCAGCACGCGGCTCCCGGGGGCGCGCACATGTAGGGCGGCAGCGTGTGGTGCCGGCTGGGGGGCTCGGAGCGCAGCGAGCACGGCTGCTCCAGGCTCGACGTGGAACTCGGGCTCCGGCTGCAGCAGCCGCAGAGTTCTTCGCCCTCCGACCCGGACGCGGCGCCGCTGCCGGGATATCCCGACCAGTCCCCGGAGAAGCCCGCCGACCGGCTGCCGTCCGCCACGCTCGGGAACGGAGCCGGCGGGAAGGAACGGTAGCTCAGTTCGGACCCGGAACGCTCATTCGGTTCCCTTTCCCGGTCTCGCTCCGAACTCTGCGTGCCGAGCCGGGAGGCGCCCACGCGGTCGGAAAAGGGGTTCGAGTCCAGTGTGGGGGCGCTGGTTGCGTTTCCCTGCTCGGCGCTCATGGTCTCATCGTCCTCTTGAGGTGTGTTGCTGTTGCTCAGGAACCAACTGGACAGAACCACTTGGACTTTTTAGCACTTTAGTCAAGCTTTTTTCCACCAAGACGTGACAGCGACCTCCAGGTGGGGGAAGATGTCAAATGCCGTCATTAGCTACTAAACAAACTTGTTCACAGCATTTTCGCCGCCTTCTCTAACGAGCGAAATGTGAAGGCCCGACGGAGCCCTGGCTGTAGTTTACAATTTAAAATCctcgtgtataatgcgcacccccaaagttgaccccaaAATTGTAGAAAACATTTTGACAGTGCGTGATTTGGCttctacccatatgatcaaaaaCATGAAGTATTAATCTGGATTTTctaaacttccatccatcaattttctttgccgcttatcctcacgagggtcgcggggagtggcggagtctatcccagctgtcaacgggcaggaggcggccggggtacgccctgaactggttgccggccaatcgcggggcacattgagacaaacactcacaatcacacctaggggcaatttagagtgtccaattaatttttcatgtttttgggaagcgggaggaaacccacgcaggcacggggagaacatgcaaactccacacaggtggggccggaatcaaacccgggtgctaagaactgtgagaccaacgctttatcaggtgatccaccgtgtcgtccttattttttttaaataattctgaAGTTATGGACTCTGTCTGaccaagtttttattttgaaattcacaccCCAACGTTTATGAAGTGAGAAAACCGCCATCTATTGACTTTtatcattttggggggggggcacgtgcaTTATACGTGAGAAATTGtggtaaattgactttttaaaaaaaaattctgaatacgagtttttttttttttttgtcacggacTTCAGTTCAAGCTCAACGGCAGCCGGAATTGGCCCGGCGTCACTCACCTATTTGGAGATTTGAAAACTGGCAGCATCCTTCGGCCTCCTCGCGTCCATGTGGGTGTTCACGCTGCACtcgacacacgcacacaaaaacaactttttaaagTTTACGCACCAAATTGGCCACCAAATTTCACATGccaatacagtaaagcctcacaggccgggccgggatccaacccgggtcctcagaactgtgaggccaacgcttcaccggctgcggcaccgtgccgccactttttccatttacttgagtatttttaagaagaaaccaacattccattttttttccaccgacaACTACACGCCTGATTATTTGGAGGATTACTTTCTACTTTTACTTGTCATATTActgtaaagtaaaaagtactttttgacTACACACCCCACTTCTTGCTAATCCCCTCCAGTGAAAGCTCGTCAGAAACCCGCAATAATCCTCGCAGGCGATAACGCGGACATGCCTCTgagtattatttcttttttgaacTATCCTTTGGGTTCCCCCATGTCTTTCAGCCGCGTTAATTACGCGACACGTCATCGTTGACGGGCAGCCGTCGAGCTTTCACTTGCGGCGCTCGCACACAAACACTCCGGGACTTTCTGCATCTATTTGAAGTTTAGCGGTTGACATAGTTGGCCCATGTGCAACTTCGggggtgagggaaaaaaaaaaaacaaaacaaaaaacctgtCGACGATTACAAAACGAACTTACAAGTCGCCTGATAATAATCACTCACGCAGGTAAAGATAAATAATTTATAGTTAAGCTACCCCCCCAGACTCTCAAGCGGTCGACTTCAAAGTCCACGCCTGATGCCTCACCTATTTTGTTCCACGAGATGACAAACTGTAATATGacatttcaaatgacatttgCGGTTATGTATGTGACcccaatctatttttttccctcccttcgTCCAATAATGAAACAAAACGAAAGGTTCCTGAACATTCTTTGCGTTATTACaacaatattacacaattgtaaaaaattatatatatatatatatttttttttccctgcgagGTTGCAAATTCTCCCCAGGAACAACATGAAGACTCACGGCGGGTGGGGTGGGTAGCGGACTTACCGTCGCTCCAGCCTGCCTCGGTTGTCGCGAGAATCCTTCCCTGGCGACGGCCAAACTCCCCacgccggaaaaaaaaaaaaggagccggCTCGGCGGCTGCTCGGTTGGGCAACGGTCCGCCGTGTGCTCCGCTCCGGTCTGCGGCTCGCGCGGGAGACGCTCGCCCTGTTCAGGCTTGCGACTGAACGCGACGTGACGTGCGCTCAAGTGAGTCTTCGGCTTTCCGCCCAGTCACGCCTGCCGCCTCCTTCCCACGCAGCCTACAACTATTCACTCAACTTTACACAACATGAACATGCATGCGAGGACGAGTCCGGCAGTGGCTGCAGCCGGGTTTGAACCCACCATCAAAAAATATGTCCTGCATATTTGATTTGATCAGATATATTATAAatacactttaaaatatttattgaaacTACCTTTAAcacggaaaaaaatgacatttattgcCTAGCCCAGCttccaaaatttcattttatcatAATCGGATACAAATGTGAACGAAAATaagaaattgtttgttttacatATTCATTTTATTCCTTATCCTAACCACACTTtaattttcatgacaaaaaaattggtTTAGTTATTAATTAATTGTTTTCACAATGATTGAATTTTCTCTCCAGTCAATGACATTTCAGCTATGACTgcagtgttttgtttgatttttatgttattgatgtacatttttgggggtcagTTGAATAACGAGTGTAACTGCCATGTGGTGTTATtcctttgaataaaaaaaaaaaaaacacataataaAACAATGAGACAAAGAGATAAAGATGCTTGAGACgagccaaaaaaacaaaaaaaaaaaaaaacaaacgtgatGAAAAAGTCTACACTAGGTGTCCAATTGgtggcctgggggccagatcacCAACACACAATTTTTGTGGCTGGCGAAAGCAAATCGTGCGCGTTGACTTTGTTTCttgcaaaaacatcaaaattgcaaattgtcttcACAGTTGAgaaattgcaagcattttttttttgccaaatagttttcaaattaattgtttaaaattatttggaaaaacatctttttatagctttctgatttcaaaaacctccatccatccattttctttgccgcttatcctcacaagggtcgcggggagattcacaccgaggggcaatttagagtctccaattaatgttgcatgtttttggggatgtgggaggatcgaacccgggacctcaaaactgtgaggccagcgctttcccagctaatccaccgttccattttaaaaatagttcaCATCAATTTTCTGGCTGTGTATTTGTAATGACACAAATAGAAAATTCATTGACACGGGTTtccagtcataacggccctctgagggaaatcctAAGTCCAATGTGGCCCTTGCTTAAAATGAGGTTGACACTTCTGTCTGGTTCTACACGGATATTTATTCAATATTTCATGTATTGTTCTCACGCTGAGgtaaaacatacacacacacacacacacgcccgtgTTACGCGAGCGCGTGGGTGAAGGACGCGCTG
Above is a genomic segment from Syngnathoides biaculeatus isolate LvHL_M chromosome 7, ASM1980259v1, whole genome shotgun sequence containing:
- the traf3ip2l gene encoding E3 ubiquitin ligase TRAF3IP2, encoding MLPVFKSPNSWFLSNSNTPQEDDETMSAEQGNATSAPTLDSNPFSDRVGASRLGTQSSERDREREPNERSGSELSYRSFPPAPFPSVADGSRSAGFSGDWSGYPGSGAASGSEGEELCGCCSRSPSSTSSLEQPCSLRSEPPSRHHTLPPYMCAPPGAACWARCPADGLVEQPRPQNRAAQPPRRCECRPSWGRFTPMGRNILAAEKPPTHSMPLSLEQRRVFVTYEADDDAHLNEIINFVALLRHNGFDTHIDIFEQQFRSISKIDFMERYLSEKEYLIIIIISPKYHETVTASRVGPDNDERTCNTVYIHKQLQNEFIQNGSKNFRFIPILFPGAKKCHVPNWLLNTHVYGWPRDRDDILRRLMRVEKYNPPPVGELPTIVSIPI